A single region of the Polycladomyces zharkentensis genome encodes:
- a CDS encoding aldo/keto reductase, with product MPWLGLGVWRAQEGGEVENAVKTAIRIGYRSIDTAAMYGNEAGVGRAVRESGVRREELFITTKVWNTDQGYDSTLAAFEASLQRLGIDYVDLYLIHWPVAGKYKETWKALEKIYRDGRARAIGVSNFQVHHLEDLMADAEIKPMVNQVEFHPYLTQVELREYCSQHGIQVEAWRPLMKGEVANVPEIRELAVKYGKTPAQIVLRWNLQHGVVTIPKSVSESRIRENANLFDFELSQEDMAKLDGLNRNQRFGPDPDNFDF from the coding sequence ATGCCGTGGTTGGGACTGGGCGTCTGGCGGGCGCAAGAAGGCGGGGAAGTGGAGAACGCGGTGAAGACGGCGATTCGGATTGGTTACCGCAGTATTGACACGGCGGCGATGTACGGCAATGAGGCGGGCGTGGGCCGAGCCGTCCGGGAGTCGGGTGTGCGGCGCGAGGAGTTGTTTATCACCACCAAGGTGTGGAACACCGATCAAGGGTATGATTCGACATTGGCCGCGTTTGAGGCCAGCCTCCAGCGGCTGGGGATAGACTACGTCGATCTCTACCTGATTCACTGGCCGGTGGCGGGCAAGTACAAGGAGACGTGGAAAGCGCTGGAGAAGATTTACCGTGATGGGCGCGCACGGGCGATTGGGGTGAGCAACTTCCAAGTTCACCATTTGGAGGATTTGATGGCGGATGCCGAGATCAAGCCAATGGTCAATCAGGTGGAGTTTCATCCGTATCTGACCCAGGTGGAACTGCGCGAATACTGTTCTCAACACGGCATTCAGGTGGAAGCATGGCGTCCGCTGATGAAGGGCGAAGTGGCCAATGTGCCGGAAATCCGCGAGTTGGCCGTCAAATACGGCAAGACACCTGCGCAGATCGTACTTCGTTGGAACCTGCAACACGGGGTGGTCACGATTCCTAAGTCGGTAAGTGAGTCCCGCATCCGTGAAAACGCGAATCTGTTTGATTTTGAACTGTCCCAGGAGGACATGGCCAAGCTGGATGGACTGAACCGGAATCAACGCTTCGGTCCCGACCCGGACAATTTTGATTTCTAG
- a CDS encoding multidrug effflux MFS transporter: MNRTKTRPQPLMLMLLIALVCLPQASIGLYTPSLPKMTAFFHTTQSQVQLTISLYAVGYAVSVLVCGILSDRFGRKPILIVGMTMYTVATGVALFAQSIVTLIVCRFFQALGGCCGTVIARLITKDVYQDHDQIRVLTCLSTAIAVTPAVAPVVGGALETLYGWHLSFAVLLVLSVCMLVVMCFGFSETHLNRNHQINLRTVFRSYGYLLTNRYFLAYCLALSLAWCAYFSFISYSPHVLQHLLGVSPVFYGVCFALVVVGYITGTTLTRKLSGKWGLDRMILYGSILSVVASLFLFVVNTFVGLSVAGIVLPMMVVMIGVGAIFPACHAAVMRPFPAIVGTASGLFFFIQMISGALCSFIVDQFEGRTQLPMVSAILLSSCLLFVSFYWLGWRKQDSEVRTAA; encoded by the coding sequence ATGAACCGAACGAAAACTCGTCCCCAACCGCTGATGTTGATGTTGTTGATCGCGCTGGTTTGTCTGCCCCAGGCGTCAATCGGTTTGTATACGCCGTCGTTGCCCAAGATGACGGCTTTCTTTCATACGACCCAGTCTCAGGTTCAGCTGACGATCAGCCTGTACGCCGTGGGTTACGCCGTTTCGGTGCTGGTCTGCGGCATCTTGTCGGACCGATTCGGGAGAAAGCCGATTCTGATCGTCGGCATGACGATGTATACGGTGGCCACGGGCGTGGCGCTGTTTGCCCAATCGATCGTGACCTTGATCGTCTGCCGATTTTTCCAGGCGCTCGGTGGCTGTTGCGGTACGGTGATCGCTCGCCTGATCACCAAGGATGTGTACCAAGATCATGACCAGATCCGCGTGCTGACCTGCCTGTCGACGGCAATTGCCGTGACACCCGCGGTTGCCCCGGTGGTGGGGGGAGCGTTGGAAACTTTGTACGGTTGGCATCTCTCCTTCGCTGTGTTGTTGGTTCTCTCCGTCTGTATGTTGGTCGTGATGTGCTTCGGTTTTTCGGAGACACATTTGAATCGTAACCATCAGATCAACCTGCGAACCGTTTTTCGATCCTACGGTTATCTCCTGACCAACCGTTACTTTTTGGCATACTGTTTGGCCCTCAGTCTGGCTTGGTGCGCCTATTTTTCTTTTATCAGCTATTCCCCGCATGTTTTGCAGCATTTGTTGGGGGTAAGCCCTGTTTTTTACGGTGTGTGCTTTGCTTTGGTGGTTGTCGGCTATATCACCGGTACCACGTTGACCCGAAAATTGTCGGGAAAATGGGGACTGGACAGGATGATTCTGTATGGCAGCATTTTGAGCGTGGTTGCTTCCCTGTTTCTGTTCGTGGTCAACACCTTTGTCGGATTGTCTGTCGCCGGCATTGTGCTGCCCATGATGGTGGTGATGATCGGGGTGGGGGCGATTTTTCCGGCTTGCCATGCAGCCGTCATGCGACCGTTTCCTGCGATTGTCGGTACGGCATCCGGTTTGTTTTTTTTCATACAGATGATCTCCGGTGCTTTGTGCAGTTTCATCGTGGATCAATTTGAAGGTCGAACCCAGTTGCCCATGGTATCGGCGATTTTGCTCTCCAGCTGTTTGTTGTTTGTCAGTTTTTATTGGTTGGGTTGGAGAAAACAGGATTCGGAGGTTCGTACGGCCGCATGA
- a CDS encoding FAD/NAD(P)-binding protein, with the protein MGENRFGVSIGVVGGGAACVSLVHYLVDKGVPGSFDVTVFEANRPVGPGLAYQQDTDILRMNRMARTMSVLAEDPEHFWKWLSSHPYYAPLYEGTDDYLPRSLFGAYLQDVFEQTRRVGLKKSISVEVVKKEVIHLYKRDRYRLMTRDGETHEFDIVILCIGHPSSIDHFNLRGNDRYVHHPYPLSPAISVIFRNDRVAVLGSSLTAVDVAIALQKQGHAGEIHLLSRTGELPSVRSEFAPCQLRYLTREAMVGILQKRGVIRLRDIIRLFRRELRPYGEDWRDVLFPHSRKRSPVEWLKRELDAARNKRRWQSVLAAANEIIEEFWLYLDEADKNRFMRDYHRLFMARRNPMPVRNAVKIHQMMQQRQLTVKGGLKHMDALSDGTFFAQFDGGEIKRYDWVINATGSSRNLELASCSGLLLSLLHNGYARRHAHGGIDVDFQTGAVVDQQGRADLRLRAVGHITCGTYYYTGSLELIAKRAEQMAAEIVDLLARSGKIAELV; encoded by the coding sequence GTGGGAGAAAATCGGTTTGGTGTTTCCATCGGGGTGGTGGGTGGCGGTGCCGCCTGCGTTTCATTGGTTCATTACCTGGTGGACAAAGGGGTTCCCGGTTCATTTGATGTGACCGTTTTTGAAGCAAACCGACCTGTCGGCCCCGGACTGGCGTACCAGCAGGATACCGATATATTGCGGATGAACCGGATGGCTCGGACCATGTCCGTTTTGGCGGAAGATCCGGAGCATTTCTGGAAGTGGTTGTCTTCCCACCCGTATTATGCCCCGTTGTATGAGGGAACAGACGATTACCTGCCGCGCAGTTTATTCGGCGCCTATTTGCAAGACGTATTTGAACAAACCCGTCGGGTGGGGCTGAAAAAGTCCATATCTGTGGAAGTGGTCAAAAAGGAAGTCATTCACCTGTACAAACGGGATCGGTACCGCTTGATGACCCGTGACGGGGAAACCCATGAGTTTGACATTGTTATCCTCTGCATCGGCCATCCCTCGTCCATTGATCATTTCAATCTTCGCGGAAACGATCGTTATGTGCATCACCCCTATCCGTTGTCCCCTGCAATCTCCGTAATCTTCCGAAATGACCGTGTAGCCGTTCTGGGTTCCAGCTTGACGGCCGTGGACGTTGCCATCGCTTTGCAAAAACAGGGTCATGCCGGCGAAATCCATCTGCTGTCGCGAACGGGCGAGCTGCCTTCCGTCAGAAGTGAATTTGCGCCTTGTCAGTTGAGATATCTGACACGGGAAGCCATGGTCGGTATCCTTCAAAAACGGGGTGTTATCCGATTGCGGGATATCATCCGTCTCTTTCGCAGGGAGCTTCGTCCATACGGGGAAGATTGGCGCGATGTACTTTTTCCGCACTCCCGGAAACGCTCCCCGGTAGAATGGTTGAAACGGGAATTGGATGCCGCCCGGAACAAGCGGAGATGGCAATCGGTATTGGCGGCAGCCAATGAGATCATCGAGGAGTTTTGGCTGTATCTGGATGAGGCGGACAAAAACCGGTTCATGCGGGATTATCACCGGTTGTTCATGGCGCGCAGGAACCCCATGCCTGTTCGGAATGCGGTAAAAATCCACCAAATGATGCAACAGCGTCAGCTGACCGTCAAAGGCGGGTTGAAACACATGGACGCATTGAGTGACGGCACTTTTTTCGCCCAGTTCGACGGGGGAGAGATCAAGCGGTACGACTGGGTGATCAATGCGACCGGTTCAAGCCGAAATCTGGAGCTGGCCAGTTGTTCCGGTTTGTTGTTGTCCTTGCTGCACAACGGCTATGCCCGCCGGCATGCTCACGGCGGGATCGACGTCGATTTCCAAACGGGGGCCGTCGTGGATCAGCAAGGGCGGGCGGATCTTCGACTGCGGGCCGTGGGACACATCACATGCGGCACTTACTACTATACCGGTTCGCTTGAGCTGATCGCCAAACGGGCGGAGCAGATGGCGGCGGAAATTGTCGATCTGTTGGCGCGCTCGGGAAAAATCGCAGAACTCGTGTAG
- a CDS encoding ABC transporter permease, whose protein sequence is MSLWETIISRKTDIWVAFIDHLYLSGVAMLIAILVAVPLGIILTRYRWIAEPIIGLAALIQTVPGLALLAFMLPLFGIGKTPAIVALTLYALLPIIRNTYTGILGVDRSVIDAGKGMGMTSRQILWMVELPLSLPIIMAGIRTASVFTVGLAALAAFIGGGGLGDLIVRGMSMNDNNLILAGAIPAALLAMAFDLMFRLLERKVTPHGTQS, encoded by the coding sequence ATGAGCCTGTGGGAAACGATCATCAGTCGGAAAACGGACATCTGGGTGGCCTTCATTGATCATCTTTACCTGTCCGGTGTGGCGATGCTGATCGCCATCCTGGTTGCGGTACCGCTGGGTATCATCCTTACCCGCTACCGGTGGATCGCGGAACCGATTATCGGGTTGGCCGCACTGATTCAGACGGTTCCGGGTCTTGCGCTGCTGGCCTTCATGCTTCCGTTGTTCGGGATCGGAAAAACTCCGGCCATCGTCGCCTTGACCCTGTACGCGCTCCTGCCCATCATCCGGAACACCTACACCGGCATCCTCGGAGTCGATCGCTCCGTCATCGATGCGGGCAAAGGGATGGGCATGACCTCCCGGCAGATCCTGTGGATGGTGGAATTACCGCTTTCGCTCCCGATTATCATGGCCGGAATCCGCACCGCATCCGTATTCACCGTCGGCTTGGCAGCACTGGCCGCCTTTATCGGCGGCGGTGGATTGGGTGATCTGATCGTCCGTGGCATGAGCATGAATGACAACAATCTCATCTTGGCCGGCGCCATTCCCGCCGCATTGTTGGCCATGGCATTCGATCTGATGTTCCGTTTGCTGGAGCGAAAAGTGACTCCCCATGGCACGCAGAGCTGA
- a CDS encoding helix-turn-helix domain-containing protein: protein MPELDLIQIGSIIRKVRKGKGLRLEDLADENISPATVSNIERGVPHVNAEKVMYLLKKLGLSLDQIPELLAGEDEKAEHLYLRLLSLESQIGYVDTHKIMQVLNTIEVEDDHPYAPYVHYIRGRCLIQQSQFSKAERSLFNAIRLSSRGLNKKKNFEALSFNELGICYYHQGDLNQALHYTESAADAYEEKGERPQLKFTIALNQATYLEKMGRLGEAMQIVQNMWEHIDRMDTSPALHLYELQSNLLKRMKVYDQAIKFAKEGIEKARLNGKVDVLFNFWAILGSIYLYQKDWDKAETCLLTALNLENYSSINVLVPAYTMLGLVYINKQASQKAEEILNKAVNLSEKATVIPRFFALLVMGDYLKKQERMEGANKFYSQALKLTRNHRNKVLEYKALFRLTSLKKDQNKEEFVNYLQNMYEVAATLEERSEEEGYHEIL, encoded by the coding sequence ATGCCAGAACTTGATCTCATTCAAATCGGTTCTATTATCCGAAAAGTAAGAAAAGGAAAGGGGTTGCGTTTGGAAGATCTCGCTGACGAAAACATCTCTCCGGCAACCGTCAGTAACATCGAGCGTGGGGTCCCGCATGTGAATGCAGAGAAAGTGATGTATCTGTTGAAGAAGCTGGGGCTGTCATTGGACCAAATTCCGGAGTTGTTGGCGGGGGAAGATGAGAAAGCAGAGCATTTATATCTCCGATTACTTTCACTGGAGTCCCAAATCGGATATGTCGACACACACAAGATTATGCAAGTGCTGAATACGATTGAAGTAGAGGATGACCACCCGTACGCTCCCTATGTACACTACATAAGGGGAAGATGTCTGATTCAACAATCCCAGTTTTCAAAAGCGGAACGTTCTCTGTTTAACGCCATCCGACTTTCCAGCAGAGGACTAAACAAAAAGAAAAACTTTGAAGCACTCAGTTTTAACGAACTGGGAATTTGTTACTATCATCAAGGTGATCTAAACCAAGCCCTCCATTACACTGAGTCAGCCGCAGATGCCTATGAAGAAAAGGGTGAGCGTCCTCAGCTCAAATTTACCATCGCCTTAAACCAAGCCACCTACCTCGAGAAGATGGGACGTCTGGGGGAAGCAATGCAAATTGTGCAAAATATGTGGGAGCATATTGATCGAATGGACACCTCCCCCGCTCTTCATCTTTATGAACTTCAGTCAAATTTATTAAAGCGGATGAAAGTGTATGATCAAGCAATCAAATTTGCAAAAGAGGGAATTGAGAAGGCCAGACTCAATGGAAAAGTAGATGTCCTATTTAATTTTTGGGCAATATTGGGCAGCATCTATTTGTATCAAAAAGACTGGGACAAAGCCGAGACTTGTCTCCTAACCGCATTAAACTTAGAAAACTATTCCTCCATCAACGTGCTGGTCCCTGCATATACAATGCTGGGCTTGGTCTATATCAACAAACAAGCGTCACAAAAAGCTGAAGAAATACTCAATAAGGCGGTAAATTTAAGTGAAAAGGCTACTGTTATCCCTCGATTTTTCGCATTATTAGTAATGGGAGATTATCTAAAAAAACAGGAAAGAATGGAAGGAGCAAATAAATTTTATAGTCAGGCTTTGAAGCTGACCAGAAACCATCGTAATAAAGTTCTTGAGTACAAAGCTCTCTTCCGCCTCACGAGTTTGAAAAAAGACCAAAACAAAGAGGAATTCGTCAACTACTTGCAAAATATGTATGAAGTAGCAGCCACTCTAGAAGAGCGTAGTGAGGAGGAAGGTTACCATGAGATTTTGTAA